One window from the genome of Microcebus murinus isolate Inina chromosome X, M.murinus_Inina_mat1.0, whole genome shotgun sequence encodes:
- the TIMM8A gene encoding mitochondrial import inner membrane translocase subunit Tim8 A, protein MDSSSSSSAAGLGAVDPQLQHFIEVETQKQRFQQLVHQMTELCWEKCMDKPGPKLDSRAEACFVNCVERFIDTSQFILNRLEQTQKSKPVFSESLSD, encoded by the exons ATGGATTCCTCTTCGTCTTCCTCCGCGGCGGGTTTGGGCGCTGTGGACCCGCAGTTGCAGCATTTCATCGAGGTGGAGACTCAGAAGCAGCGCTTCCAGCAGCTGGTGCACCAGATGACCGAACTTTGTTGG GAGAAGTGCATGGACAAGCCTGGGCCAAAGTTGGACAGTCGGGCTGAGGCCTGTTTTGTGAACTGCGTTGAGCGTTTCATTGATACAAGCCAATTCATCTTGAATCGACTGGAACAGACCCAGAAATCCAAGCCAGTCTTCTCAGAAAGCCTTTCTGACTGA